One genomic segment of Litorilinea aerophila includes these proteins:
- a CDS encoding class I SAM-dependent methyltransferase → MEEAIQEQLLSLNRSFYITVAAHFDQTRQGWTPGLARLLQWVPPVPADRPLRVADVGCGNGRLAALLDTLGQPVEYTGVDGNATLLARAQDRAASLRHTRLHLIQADIARPDWTASLASSPGFDLVCCLATLQHMPGYNLRQRVMRDLARLTAPTGRLVVSSWQFLASDRLVARQLAWEQVGLTAADVETGDALLPWRQGALAVRYVHQIDAAEMECLAQDAGLVMVDHFRSDGKEGNLNLYALLVHRNAGHGGPANTPHTGTQSSAERP, encoded by the coding sequence ATGGAGGAAGCGATTCAAGAACAGTTATTGTCGTTGAATCGTAGCTTTTACATCACCGTCGCCGCCCATTTCGACCAGACTCGACAGGGCTGGACGCCGGGCCTGGCGCGCCTGTTGCAGTGGGTCCCCCCTGTCCCGGCCGATCGACCGCTGCGGGTGGCGGACGTCGGCTGTGGTAACGGCCGACTGGCCGCCCTGCTGGACACCCTGGGCCAGCCGGTGGAATACACCGGTGTGGATGGCAACGCCACCCTGCTGGCCCGGGCCCAGGATCGGGCCGCCTCCCTGCGCCACACCCGGCTGCACCTGATCCAGGCGGACATTGCCCGGCCCGACTGGACGGCGTCCCTGGCTTCCTCGCCCGGCTTCGATCTGGTCTGCTGCCTGGCGACCCTGCAGCACATGCCCGGCTACAACCTCCGCCAGCGGGTGATGAGGGATCTGGCCCGGCTGACAGCGCCGACGGGCCGCCTGGTGGTCTCCAGCTGGCAATTTCTGGCCAGTGACCGGCTGGTCGCCCGCCAGCTGGCCTGGGAGCAAGTGGGCCTCACCGCGGCGGATGTGGAGACCGGTGACGCGCTGCTCCCCTGGCGACAAGGGGCGCTGGCCGTTCGCTATGTCCATCAGATCGATGCTGCTGAAATGGAATGCCTGGCTCAGGACGCGGGCCTGGTCATGGTCGATCACTTTCGTTCTGACGGCAAAGAAGGAAACCTGAATCTCTACGCGTTGTTGGTCCACAGAAACGCCGGGCATGGGGGACCAGCCAACACGCCCCACACAGGAACGCAATCATCAGCGGAAAGGCCCTAG
- a CDS encoding elongator complex protein 3, whose translation MKRVLSPDEIPVDVLEKSREWQQRRANFDPAAHSAELYAIFQEILKVPEAEWDSRTSLRPILSRFPKDGKGFYSKPDLIAGYRHLVAEGDLDPDPVLMQRIRMKPMRTQSGVAPVTVLTAPAGCPGKCIFCPDDWRMPKSYIYDEPGCQRAERDGFDPYKQTLGRIRAFESIGHDAAKVELLILGGTWSAYSRDYREWFVRRCFDAMNAAGDPDYQDAATLEEAQRRNVHAAHRNVGLVIETRPDWITPDEIRHLRKLGVTKVQIGVQSLDDEILALNKRGHDVASVRHALGLLRTAGFKLHLHWMPNLYGATPEKDRADFARFFDDPAIRPDELKIYPCSLIAGTELYERWLAGDYRPYSLDELVDLLADIKPTIPPYTRINRLFRDIPAHHIQAGVKLSNLREVVHQELRRRGQRCGCIRCREVKQHTVSEEELELQVYSYDTDLTREHFLHFVTRADSAHPGLIAGFLRLSLPREPGVGSRAFIDEIRDSAMIREVHVYGPALSIGKESMGQAQHRGLGTRLLEAAREISRQAGFKRISVIAATGTQAYYAERGFEPGELYMHAGL comes from the coding sequence ATGAAACGTGTATTGAGTCCTGATGAAATTCCAGTCGATGTGCTGGAAAAGAGCCGCGAGTGGCAACAGCGCCGGGCCAATTTTGACCCGGCTGCCCACAGCGCCGAGCTCTACGCCATCTTCCAGGAAATCCTGAAAGTGCCCGAGGCCGAATGGGACAGTCGGACCAGTCTGCGCCCTATTTTATCCCGCTTTCCCAAGGACGGCAAAGGATTTTACTCCAAGCCGGACCTCATCGCCGGCTACCGGCACCTGGTCGCGGAGGGCGATCTGGATCCTGACCCGGTCCTGATGCAGCGGATCCGCATGAAGCCCATGCGCACCCAGAGCGGCGTGGCGCCGGTCACGGTGCTGACCGCGCCGGCCGGCTGCCCGGGAAAGTGCATCTTCTGCCCGGACGACTGGCGCATGCCCAAAAGCTACATCTACGACGAGCCGGGCTGCCAGCGGGCAGAACGGGACGGCTTCGACCCCTACAAACAGACCCTGGGGCGCATCCGCGCCTTCGAGAGCATCGGCCACGACGCCGCCAAGGTGGAGCTCCTCATCCTGGGGGGCACCTGGAGCGCCTACAGCCGGGACTATCGGGAGTGGTTCGTGCGGCGCTGCTTCGACGCCATGAACGCGGCGGGGGATCCCGACTACCAGGACGCAGCTACCCTGGAAGAAGCCCAGCGCCGCAACGTCCATGCCGCGCACCGCAACGTGGGCCTGGTCATCGAAACCCGCCCGGACTGGATCACGCCGGACGAGATCCGCCACCTGCGCAAACTGGGCGTCACCAAGGTCCAGATCGGCGTGCAGAGCCTGGACGACGAGATCCTGGCCCTCAACAAGCGGGGCCACGACGTGGCCAGTGTCCGCCACGCCCTGGGCCTGCTGCGGACGGCAGGCTTCAAGCTGCACCTGCACTGGATGCCCAACCTGTACGGCGCCACGCCGGAGAAGGACCGGGCCGATTTTGCCCGCTTCTTCGACGACCCGGCCATCCGCCCGGACGAGCTCAAGATCTACCCCTGCTCCCTCATCGCCGGCACCGAGCTCTACGAGCGCTGGCTGGCCGGCGACTATCGGCCCTACAGCCTGGACGAACTGGTGGATCTGCTGGCGGACATCAAGCCCACCATCCCGCCCTACACCCGCATCAACCGCCTCTTCCGGGACATCCCCGCCCACCATATCCAGGCGGGCGTCAAACTTAGCAACCTGCGGGAAGTGGTCCACCAGGAGCTGCGCCGCCGGGGCCAGCGCTGCGGCTGCATCCGCTGCCGGGAGGTCAAGCAGCACACGGTGTCCGAAGAGGAGCTGGAGCTCCAGGTCTACAGCTACGACACGGACCTGACCCGGGAGCACTTCCTGCACTTTGTGACCCGGGCGGACAGCGCCCACCCGGGCCTGATCGCCGGTTTCCTGCGCCTGAGCCTGCCCCGGGAGCCTGGAGTGGGCAGCCGCGCGTTCATTGACGAAATCCGGGATTCGGCCATGATTCGGGAGGTGCACGTCTACGGCCCGGCCCTCTCCATCGGCAAGGAGAGCATGGGCCAGGCCCAACATCGGGGTCTGGGGACACGGCTGCTGGAAGCCGCCAGGGAGATCAGCCGCCAGGCCGGTTTCAAGCGCATCAGCGTCATCGCCGCCACCGGCACCCAGGCCTACTATGCGGAACGGGGCTTCGAGCCCGGCGAACTGTACATGCACGCGGGGCTGTGA
- the coaBC gene encoding bifunctional phosphopantothenoylcysteine decarboxylase/phosphopantothenate--cysteine ligase CoaBC — MTIPLFHHKRLLLGVTGSIASYKAADLASKLHQAGAQVDVILTQAATRFITPLTFQSVTGRRAYTDEDLWGREGHVLHVGLAHEAHLLVIAPATANTLARLAHGQADNLLTLAALAATCPLLLAPAMDGGMASHPATLANLQTLQQRGAVIVGPEEGRLASGLVARGRMSEPATILGEIRYLLSRGGPLQGRKVVVTAGGTREPLDPVRYLTNRSSGKQGYAVAQAALDRGADVVLITTVDGLPWPSGARRVAVATAQEMLEAVLAECQNADVLIMAAAVADFRPATAAGQKIKKEGGAPTLTLAANPDILLEVARQRQRLGHPQVVVGFAAETENLLQNAQAKLARKSLTLMVANDVSATDAGFAVDTNRVTLISAGGAFETLPLMSKVEVAEKIVDRIVEILAGTEEEA, encoded by the coding sequence ATGACCATCCCACTGTTCCATCACAAGCGGCTCCTTCTAGGCGTCACCGGCAGCATCGCCTCGTACAAGGCGGCCGATCTGGCCAGCAAGCTCCACCAGGCTGGCGCCCAGGTGGACGTGATCCTGACCCAGGCTGCCACCCGCTTCATCACCCCCCTTACCTTCCAGTCGGTTACCGGCCGTAGGGCCTACACCGACGAGGATCTCTGGGGGCGAGAGGGGCATGTGCTCCACGTGGGGCTGGCCCACGAGGCCCATCTGCTGGTCATCGCGCCGGCCACGGCCAACACCCTGGCCAGGCTTGCCCACGGCCAGGCCGACAACCTCCTCACCCTGGCTGCCCTGGCCGCCACCTGCCCCCTGCTTCTGGCACCGGCCATGGACGGCGGCATGGCCAGCCACCCGGCCACCCTGGCCAATCTCCAGACGTTGCAACAGCGGGGCGCAGTCATCGTGGGGCCGGAAGAAGGACGCCTGGCATCCGGCCTGGTGGCCCGGGGGCGGATGAGCGAGCCGGCCACCATCCTGGGCGAGATTCGCTACCTGCTCTCCCGGGGCGGCCCCCTGCAGGGGCGCAAGGTGGTGGTCACGGCCGGGGGAACCCGGGAACCCCTGGACCCTGTGCGGTATCTGACCAATCGCTCTTCCGGCAAGCAGGGGTACGCAGTGGCCCAGGCGGCCCTGGACCGGGGCGCAGATGTGGTGCTGATCACTACGGTGGACGGCCTGCCCTGGCCCAGCGGCGCCCGGCGGGTGGCCGTGGCCACAGCCCAAGAAATGCTGGAAGCAGTTCTGGCGGAGTGTCAGAACGCGGATGTTCTGATCATGGCTGCGGCAGTAGCCGACTTTCGACCGGCCACCGCCGCAGGGCAAAAGATCAAAAAGGAAGGCGGTGCACCCACCCTGACGCTGGCTGCCAATCCAGACATCCTGCTCGAGGTGGCCCGGCAACGCCAACGCCTGGGGCACCCCCAGGTGGTGGTGGGTTTTGCCGCGGAGACGGAGAACCTGCTGCAGAATGCCCAGGCCAAACTGGCGCGCAAGAGCCTCACCCTCATGGTGGCCAACGATGTGAGCGCAACAGACGCGGGCTTCGCCGTGGACACCAACCGGGTCACCCTCATCAGCGCCGGCGGCGCTTTTGAAACCCTGCCCCTCATGAGCAAAGTGGAGGTGGCCGAAAAGATCGTGGACCGGATCGTGGAGATACTCGCCGGGACGGAAGAAGAAGCTTGA
- a CDS encoding type III pantothenate kinase, whose amino-acid sequence MLLCIDIGNTNIMLGVYEDEALGPHWRLATDHERMPDEYAMQLLSLLSYAGVRPEAIQGVAIASGVPVLTSRWREVCQRYLNCEPLIVGARMETGLTILYDNPDAVGADRVVDAAAAYHRYGGPLCIVDFGTATTFEAITAAGEYLGGAIAPGIGIAADALAQRAAKLPKVDIVRPPSVIGRNTVHSMQSGLLFGYVGLVEGMVARFKAELGPQTKVIATGGLAPLIASETEVIDIIAPWLTLDGLYLIYNLNK is encoded by the coding sequence ATGTTACTTTGCATTGATATCGGCAATACCAATATCATGCTCGGCGTCTACGAGGACGAAGCCCTGGGACCCCACTGGCGCCTGGCCACCGATCACGAGCGCATGCCCGACGAATACGCCATGCAACTCCTGAGCCTGCTCTCCTACGCCGGCGTCCGTCCGGAGGCCATCCAGGGCGTGGCCATTGCTTCCGGCGTGCCCGTCCTCACCAGCCGCTGGCGGGAGGTCTGCCAGCGCTACCTGAACTGCGAGCCCCTCATTGTGGGCGCCCGCATGGAGACAGGCCTGACCATCCTCTACGACAACCCGGACGCGGTGGGGGCGGACCGGGTGGTGGATGCCGCGGCCGCCTACCACCGCTACGGCGGTCCTCTCTGCATCGTGGACTTCGGCACGGCCACCACCTTCGAGGCCATCACCGCGGCCGGCGAGTACCTGGGCGGCGCCATCGCCCCCGGCATCGGCATCGCGGCCGATGCCCTGGCCCAGCGCGCGGCCAAGCTGCCCAAAGTGGACATCGTCCGCCCGCCCTCGGTCATCGGCCGCAACACCGTCCACTCCATGCAGTCCGGCCTGCTCTTCGGTTACGTGGGCCTGGTGGAAGGCATGGTGGCCCGTTTCAAGGCGGAACTGGGCCCACAGACCAAGGTCATTGCCACAGGCGGGCTGGCCCCCTTGATTGCCAGCGAAACCGAAGTCATCGACATCATCGCGCCCTGGCTCACCCTGGACGGTCTCTATCTCATCTACAACCTGAACAAGTAA
- a CDS encoding MFS transporter, with amino-acid sequence MDVKRLTAISLGHFAIDILNSSIAMILTAVAGIFDLSVSQIGLGAMIYTFAASLTQPLFGMVADRLRGRYLGAIGLLWTMTFYALAPLMPSYPALVLCLTIGALGSGAFHPVGIVNAAASGGRYPTTATSIFFVLGQTGLAVGPILAGIVLQTLGVAGLPYLALIMAPVVLLMAVNLRQPIAEERTPPAPARPPSTPATSRVASGRAASNTLIVTAFILLIALRSTTLQSYVTLLPKYFDDLGYAPALYGTMVGVFSFAGAMGTFLGGYLGDRFNRRQVIFLSMVASVPFSYGLLHLEGWGFFIMAAVAGAALNIPHSILLIMAQRLLPARKGMIGGAVLGFMFASGAATAWLASWFADLVGLGTVLNWLALVPMGAGLCALVLPSTRAAPAPARPATPAAAD; translated from the coding sequence ATGGATGTCAAACGGCTTACCGCCATATCCCTGGGGCACTTTGCCATCGATATCCTGAACTCGTCCATCGCCATGATCCTGACCGCGGTGGCGGGCATCTTCGACCTCAGCGTCAGCCAGATTGGTCTGGGGGCCATGATCTACACTTTTGCCGCCTCCCTGACCCAGCCCCTCTTCGGCATGGTGGCCGACCGGCTGCGGGGCCGCTATCTGGGGGCCATCGGGCTGCTGTGGACCATGACCTTCTATGCGCTGGCGCCCCTCATGCCCTCTTACCCGGCCCTGGTCCTCTGCCTGACCATCGGCGCCCTGGGCAGCGGGGCTTTTCATCCAGTAGGCATCGTCAACGCGGCTGCGTCGGGCGGCCGCTACCCCACCACGGCCACCTCCATCTTCTTCGTCCTGGGGCAGACAGGCCTGGCAGTGGGCCCCATCCTGGCCGGTATCGTCCTGCAGACCCTGGGGGTGGCCGGCCTGCCCTATCTGGCCCTCATCATGGCGCCGGTGGTGCTCCTCATGGCGGTCAACCTGCGCCAGCCCATTGCCGAGGAGCGAACCCCGCCCGCTCCGGCCCGGCCCCCTTCCACCCCGGCGACCAGCCGGGTAGCATCGGGGCGAGCCGCCAGCAACACCCTGATCGTCACGGCCTTCATCCTGCTCATCGCCCTGCGCTCCACCACCCTCCAGAGCTACGTGACCCTGTTGCCGAAATATTTCGACGACCTGGGGTACGCGCCGGCCCTCTACGGCACCATGGTGGGCGTCTTCAGCTTCGCAGGCGCCATGGGCACCTTCCTGGGAGGCTACCTGGGAGATCGCTTCAACCGCCGGCAGGTCATCTTCCTCTCCATGGTGGCCAGCGTTCCCTTTTCCTACGGGCTGCTCCATCTGGAGGGGTGGGGCTTTTTCATCATGGCCGCGGTGGCCGGCGCTGCCCTCAACATTCCCCACAGCATCCTCCTGATCATGGCCCAGCGCCTGCTGCCTGCCCGCAAGGGCATGATCGGCGGGGCCGTCCTGGGCTTCATGTTTGCCAGCGGCGCGGCCACCGCCTGGCTGGCCAGCTGGTTTGCGGACCTGGTGGGCCTGGGTACGGTGTTGAACTGGCTGGCCCTGGTGCCCATGGGGGCGGGGCTGTGCGCCCTGGTGCTGCCCTCCACCCGAGCCGCCCCCGCCCCGGCCCGGCCGGCCACCCCCGCGGCAGCCGATTGA
- a CDS encoding helix-turn-helix transcriptional regulator: protein MTVGAIRDRESPTWTIIEYLQRKGSATIKELEDLLGVTTTAVRQHLSSLLAEGYVARSRVHSGVGRPHHVYTITEKAHELFACHCDDLALTLLEEVFALEGPERTQLLLGRVGSRLAQRYADTVRSTALQQRVEELAAALYRNGVLTDVVAGDDDTFILKTYNCPYHELAQEHRDICDMDKDMMRQVLGSNVNLSTCMMDGHTGCSFIISPRVEPAGQEES, encoded by the coding sequence ATGACTGTGGGAGCCATTCGAGACCGTGAAAGCCCGACCTGGACGATCATCGAATACCTGCAGCGCAAGGGATCGGCCACCATCAAAGAGTTGGAAGATCTGTTGGGGGTGACCACCACCGCTGTTCGGCAGCATCTCAGCAGTCTGCTGGCAGAGGGCTACGTGGCCCGCAGCCGGGTCCACTCGGGCGTGGGACGGCCCCATCACGTCTACACCATCACAGAAAAGGCCCATGAACTCTTTGCCTGTCATTGTGACGATCTGGCCCTGACGTTGTTGGAGGAAGTCTTCGCGCTGGAGGGCCCGGAGCGAACCCAGCTGTTGCTGGGGCGGGTTGGCAGCCGCCTGGCCCAACGCTATGCGGACACGGTGCGCTCCACCGCGCTGCAGCAGCGGGTCGAAGAACTGGCCGCCGCACTCTACCGGAATGGCGTCCTGACGGACGTGGTGGCGGGCGACGACGATACCTTCATCTTAAAGACCTACAACTGCCCATACCACGAGTTGGCCCAGGAGCATCGGGACATCTGCGACATGGACAAAGATATGATGCGCCAGGTCTTGGGCTCCAACGTCAACCTCAGCACCTGCATGATGGACGGACACACCGGCTGTTCCTTCATCATCTCGCCCCGGGTTGAGCCAGCCGGGCAGGAGGAAAGCTGA
- the sufC gene encoding Fe-S cluster assembly ATPase SufC — MSVLEIRNLHAAVEDNEILKGVNLTLRSGEIHALMGPNGSGKSTLAYVIAGHPHYEVTEGDILLDGESILDMEADERARAGIFLAFQYPVAIPGVSVANFLRTAVSNVRGYTEQAKKNEGGVIGSNLMPMREFRRELNAKMKEYNVDPSFARRYLNDGFSGGEKKRTEVLQMAMLEPKFAILDESDSGLDIDALRVVADGINKLATPDRGFLLITHYQRILNYVKPHYVSIFYDGRIVKTGGPEVAHMLEERGYGWVEQEFKDAQSVAA; from the coding sequence ATGAGCGTACTTGAGATTCGCAATCTTCACGCCGCGGTGGAAGATAACGAAATCCTGAAAGGGGTGAACCTGACCCTGCGCAGCGGCGAGATCCATGCGCTGATGGGCCCCAACGGCTCCGGCAAGTCCACCCTCGCCTATGTGATTGCCGGCCACCCCCACTACGAGGTGACCGAAGGGGACATCCTGCTGGACGGAGAGAGCATCCTGGACATGGAGGCCGACGAGCGGGCCCGGGCCGGCATCTTCCTGGCCTTCCAGTATCCGGTGGCCATCCCCGGCGTGAGCGTTGCTAACTTCCTGCGCACGGCCGTCTCCAACGTGCGAGGCTACACCGAGCAGGCCAAGAAAAACGAGGGCGGCGTCATCGGCAGCAACCTGATGCCCATGCGGGAGTTCCGGCGGGAGCTCAACGCCAAGATGAAGGAATACAACGTCGATCCCAGCTTCGCCCGCCGCTACCTGAATGACGGCTTCTCCGGCGGCGAGAAGAAGCGCACCGAGGTGCTGCAGATGGCCATGTTGGAACCCAAGTTTGCCATCCTGGACGAGTCGGACTCGGGCCTGGACATCGACGCCTTGCGGGTGGTGGCCGACGGCATCAACAAGCTGGCCACCCCGGACCGGGGCTTCCTGTTGATCACCCACTACCAGCGCATTCTGAACTATGTGAAGCCCCACTACGTGAGCATCTTCTACGACGGCCGCATCGTTAAGACGGGTGGCCCCGAAGTTGCCCACATGTTGGAGGAACGGGGCTACGGCTGGGTGGAGCAGGAGTTCAAGGACGCCCAGTCTGTGGCGGCCTGA
- the sufB gene encoding Fe-S cluster assembly protein SufB, whose product MATQADREQLAGVKEEYRYGFHDDIQPVFKAERGLSHKVIDQISDQKNEPDWMRQFRHEALDIFLSKPLPTWGADLSGINFDEIYYYLRPTEGQGRSWDEVPESIKNTFERLGIPEAERKFLAGVGAQYDSEVVYHSLRQEWEKLGVIFLDMDSGLREHEDIVREYFATVIPAADNKFAALNSAVWSGGSFVYVPKGVHVDIPLQAYFRINAQNMGQFERTLIIVEEGASVHYVEGCTAPIYSSNSLHSAVVEIIVKKNARCRYTTIQNWSTDVYNLVTKRAVAYEGATMEWIDGNLGSKVTMKYPAVYMMGPKAHGEILSIAFAGHGQHQDAGGKVIHAAPYTSSKIVSKSISKDGGRASYRGLLRVAKGAHHSKSNVVCDALLLDEKSRSDTYPYIEIEEDNVSVGHEASVSKIGEEQLFYLMSRGISEDEAAAMIVGGFIEPLVKELPMEYAVEMNRLIQLQMEGTIG is encoded by the coding sequence ATGGCCACACAAGCAGATCGTGAACAACTTGCCGGCGTCAAAGAGGAATACCGCTATGGGTTCCACGACGACATTCAGCCGGTCTTCAAGGCCGAACGAGGCCTGAGCCATAAAGTCATCGACCAGATTTCCGACCAGAAGAACGAGCCGGACTGGATGCGCCAGTTCCGCCATGAGGCGCTGGACATCTTCCTGTCCAAGCCCCTGCCCACCTGGGGTGCGGATCTGAGCGGCATTAACTTCGATGAGATCTACTACTACCTGCGCCCCACCGAGGGCCAGGGCCGCTCCTGGGATGAAGTGCCCGAGAGCATCAAGAACACCTTCGAACGCCTGGGCATCCCCGAGGCCGAGCGCAAGTTCCTGGCCGGCGTGGGCGCCCAGTACGACTCGGAGGTGGTCTACCACAGCCTGCGCCAGGAGTGGGAAAAGTTGGGCGTCATCTTCCTGGACATGGACAGCGGCCTGCGGGAGCACGAAGACATCGTGCGGGAGTACTTCGCCACGGTCATCCCGGCAGCCGACAACAAGTTCGCCGCGCTCAACAGCGCCGTCTGGAGCGGCGGCAGCTTCGTCTACGTGCCCAAGGGCGTCCATGTGGACATTCCCCTGCAGGCCTACTTCCGCATCAACGCCCAGAACATGGGCCAGTTTGAGCGCACCCTGATCATCGTGGAAGAGGGCGCCAGCGTCCACTACGTGGAGGGCTGCACCGCGCCCATCTACAGCAGCAACAGCCTGCACAGCGCGGTGGTGGAGATCATCGTCAAGAAGAATGCCCGCTGCCGCTACACCACCATCCAGAACTGGAGCACCGACGTCTACAACCTGGTGACCAAGCGGGCCGTCGCCTACGAAGGGGCCACCATGGAGTGGATCGACGGCAACCTGGGCAGCAAGGTGACCATGAAGTACCCGGCCGTCTACATGATGGGCCCCAAGGCCCACGGTGAGATCCTGTCCATCGCCTTTGCCGGCCATGGCCAGCACCAGGACGCCGGCGGCAAGGTCATCCACGCTGCGCCCTACACCAGCTCCAAGATCGTCTCCAAGTCCATCAGCAAGGATGGCGGCCGGGCCAGCTATCGGGGCCTGCTGCGGGTCGCCAAAGGCGCCCACCACAGCAAGAGCAACGTGGTCTGCGACGCCCTGCTGCTGGATGAAAAGAGCCGCTCGGACACCTATCCCTACATCGAGATCGAAGAGGACAACGTGAGCGTCGGCCACGAGGCGTCCGTCAGCAAGATCGGGGAAGAGCAGCTCTTCTACCTGATGAGCCGTGGGATCAGCGAAGATGAGGCAGCCGCCATGATCGTGGGTGGCTTCATCGAACCGCTGGTCAAGGAACTCCCCATGGAATACGCGGTGGAGATGAACCGCCTGATCCAACTGCAGATGGAAGGCACCATCGGCTAA
- the sufD gene encoding Fe-S cluster assembly protein SufD: MGVLVQDSTTEKTPEALSAFSEESVRALSAARQEPEWMLNFRLDAWRQFQALPWPQPTDEAWRRTRLTGFKLENFQPYARPSGNGAASVSPQIQNELDEMDSAASLVFQDSAVIYRDVSEDLAGKGVIFTDLQQAVQQHPELIQKYFMTEVVRPDRNKFTALHAALWDSGTFIYVPKNTRVELPLQVILNQASGKVGSYHHTLLVAEEGAEVTVVDDLLGGKDGLQSSVVELHLGDNSVVRYMNLQDFDHSTWNFLTGRAAMGRNSDLRWIQVSWGSRLTKAFLDVDLMGEGGHAELLGIYFPTGRQHIDHQTLQLHRAPNCFSDLLFNGALKDKARSVYMGIIRVLPGAQKTDAYQRNGNLILDEGARADSIPGLEIEADDVRCTHGATAAQVEDEYVFYLMARGLTRPQAERMIVQGFFQAVLDRVPVESVVTKLERVIERKIGG, encoded by the coding sequence GTGGGCGTACTCGTTCAAGACAGCACGACCGAAAAGACCCCAGAAGCGCTTTCCGCTTTTAGCGAGGAGAGCGTACGCGCCCTTTCGGCGGCGCGCCAGGAGCCAGAGTGGATGTTGAACTTCCGCCTGGACGCCTGGCGGCAGTTCCAGGCCCTTCCCTGGCCCCAACCGACCGACGAAGCCTGGCGGCGCACCCGCCTCACCGGCTTCAAGCTGGAAAACTTCCAGCCCTACGCCCGGCCCTCTGGAAACGGGGCGGCCAGCGTATCCCCCCAAATCCAGAACGAGCTGGATGAAATGGACAGCGCGGCCAGCCTTGTCTTCCAGGACAGCGCGGTGATCTACCGGGATGTCAGCGAAGATCTGGCCGGCAAGGGGGTCATCTTTACCGACCTGCAGCAGGCTGTCCAGCAGCATCCAGAATTAATCCAGAAATATTTCATGACCGAAGTGGTCCGGCCGGACCGCAACAAGTTCACCGCCCTCCACGCCGCCCTGTGGGACAGCGGCACCTTCATCTACGTGCCCAAGAACACCCGGGTGGAGCTGCCCCTGCAGGTGATCCTGAACCAGGCCAGCGGCAAGGTGGGCAGCTATCACCACACCCTGCTGGTCGCCGAGGAAGGCGCCGAGGTGACGGTGGTGGACGACCTGCTGGGCGGCAAGGACGGCCTTCAGAGCAGTGTAGTGGAACTCCACCTGGGCGACAACAGCGTGGTGCGCTACATGAACCTGCAGGACTTCGACCACTCCACCTGGAATTTCCTGACCGGGCGAGCGGCCATGGGCCGCAACAGCGACCTGCGCTGGATCCAGGTGAGCTGGGGCAGCCGCCTGACCAAGGCGTTCCTGGACGTGGACCTGATGGGCGAAGGCGGCCACGCCGAGCTGTTGGGCATCTACTTCCCCACCGGCCGCCAGCATATCGACCACCAGACCCTGCAGCTGCACCGGGCACCCAACTGCTTCAGCGACCTGCTCTTCAACGGCGCGCTGAAGGACAAAGCCCGCAGCGTCTACATGGGGATCATCCGGGTCCTGCCCGGCGCCCAGAAGACCGACGCCTACCAGCGCAACGGCAACCTCATCCTGGATGAGGGCGCCCGGGCCGACAGCATTCCCGGCCTGGAAATCGAAGCGGACGACGTGCGCTGCACCCACGGTGCCACCGCCGCCCAGGTGGAGGATGAGTATGTCTTCTACCTCATGGCCCGGGGCCTCACTCGCCCCCAGGCGGAGCGCATGATCGTGCAGGGCTTCTTCCAGGCGGTGCTCGACCGGGTACCGGTGGAAAGCGTAGTCACCAAGCTGGAGCGGGTCATCGAGCGCAAAATCGGCGGCTGA